GCATCGCCTTCGTACCCTTTAAGGCACCGATTCATCGGGCAATCGCATTGGAGCGAGCATCATATTGGCCAAACATCACCGTCCGCTCCTCCGGCTTATCACTGCCATCAGGACCCAGCACGACAAAACCAATCAATATCTTGCCTGGACCATCTATAACATATTCATAACCAATTTCCACCTTCAAGCCCTGCGCAGCAGCTGGCAAATCAGCTTCCAGCACCTGGCCGCCCCAATCGAGGTGACCCGCATACGTCGCATCAGGTTTATCTGGATTTGCCAAAGCCCGAACAAGCGACCGATGCCCATCAGCCCAATTAACAAATCCCCGGCAATACGCTCTGTGCCAACTTCAAGATAAGCCCCCGCCGGAGTTTGCCCCGCAGCCATCACTCGGCAATCGAAATAAAGCACCATATCGGTTTCTTCTTCTAAGTATGAGCGATACGTCTGGTAAATATCTTCCTAACGGCGAAAAATGTGCCCATAAGAGACCCGGGCCGGATTGGCTTCTGTTTGAATTAAATGTTTGAGCTTCTTAGCAATCGCATTATCTGTTGCTTGAATCGTCTGAGCACCTAAGCCACCGGCCGTATCCGATATCCGGCGTCCGCGCCTTTTTCTCCCAAAGTTCAACTTCTACACCGACCTCATTTAAAGCAATCGTCGTACTCAATCCTGCCAACGAACCGCCCACAATCAACGCCTTCATCCTAGCCCCCTACTCATCAATCCGCAAGCCCTGCTCATCCAGTAAATCATCATACGTCACCAAAGTCAATTCACCGCCATAACTCAACTCCCCATAAAAGACATCCTGAACCCGCAGACCTCGCGCCTTAACCTCATGCTCCAACCACTGCTTCGGCTTACCAACCGTCCCCTCCAGCACATCCAACTCAATATGCCCATCATCAATCACCAACACCGTAAACTCATCCTGGCGATCCTTAGGCACCACCGTCAACTGCCCATCCACCTCTAAGATTGCATAAGCCACATTCGCCAGCCCATAATAACCTTGCGAACGCAACAATTTCCGCAACTGCTCAGTCTTCAACTGATTATAATTCAAGGCCGCCCGATTAATCCTCCCATCAACAACCAACATCGAAGGCGTCCCCTCAACCCACAAACTTACATTATTCGACTCTTCAATCACCTTCTGCATCGCAAAAATCAACACCGCCCAAGCCACCGTCCCAAAAACATTCTTCCACACACTAATCCCATCATCATAAATCGCATCCGTCATCAAATCCCCCAGAACCATCACATAAAGAATATCAAACGGCGTCAACTCAGACCGCGACTTCTTACCCAACAACCGAATCACCAGAAAACCCGTAATCCCCACCAATACAATTTTGACGAAAATTTGTAAATATTCCATCAGATTCACCATCCCATCTATCTATTAATCCGCTTCCATCTCACTCCCATTGTACCAGAGAACCCCAAATTTACCGACTAGACAACTCAAGTGAAACCCAAAAAACCACGGCACAGCCGTGGCTAATATTTATCGAGGGCGCGTAACAATACCTGCCCACAATACTATTAGAAAACGATAATCCGCACCAGTAGGATAACGGGCGTATCGCCTAGCCTCAGAGTGAAGCTGAAGAGACTGTTGTTGCTTCAGCAACTTACAGACTTACATGCGTAACGAAGTGGAGTGACAGAGGCTAGGCATAGCCAGACAAGCATGAAAGCTCGGCAAAGCCAGCTGGAAGGCGGTCCCTGCAGCAAAAACACACAATCTCGCAGAGACTCATTCCCTGCACAAACCTCATCCCGCACCAACCCTCCACCCCTCCCAAAGGGAGTGGGGGTGTTTGACCATCAGCACCGAAATCATTCCCGAAAAAATTGCGCGATTTTTCGGGAATGATTGCCATGCACAAACCCACTGCACAAACCCCGGACTACAAAGCCAATACTAACTAAGACACACTCACCAAATTCACCTGACCCTGCTCAAACAAAGCCACCTCCCGCACACCAAAGCGCTCCAACAAAGCACCCATCTCAGCAAAGCCACTCATCCACTCCTCAGCCACATGACAATCCGAACCCAAACTAAACAACTCCCCACCCAAATCCTGGTATAAAGGAATCGCCCACTCATACAGCGCCTTTTTGTCATATTTAAGAATACTCTTGCTATTTAACTCAAAAGCCAGCTCGCGCGCAATCATCGCCTCGAAAATCGCCACAAATTGGTCCCGGTAATGTGCCTCCAATAAAGACGACCCCACTTCCGGATGAATCCGAAAACCATAATCGAAATGCGTCAGCACCTGCGCCCCCTCAAAGGTCGTCACGGCCTCATACAGCTGGGCCACATAGGCATCCATCCGTGCTTGGGGCGTATCGGGGGATTCAGGCTCCATGTAGTCCTCGCGCAAATTGTGGTGGCAGCTCAATAACTTCACGTCAAAGTCATAAGGCGCTAGAACCTCAGCTAAACGCTCAGCCTGTCCGGGCGCATAGCCTACTTCCACACCGAGTAACATCTTTACCCCGGTTTGCTCATAAATTTCTTTCTGCCAAGTTTGGTATTGGTCAAAGTCAGGAATATCATCCTGGCCGGTAACTGGGTTTGCCAAGTCTAAATGATCTGTCAGAACGAAGGTGTCCATGCCGTGCTTTAAGTAATCCCAGGGATTCGCCTCGCTATCAAAGGACAAACTGGAGTGGCAATGTTGGTCATAAAGCTTCATCGCGTTATCCTCCTACCATTCTTCGATTTCAGAGCGCACGGAATACACTTGCTTTTCCCCGTGACGCTCAGCCAATTGTGCCTTTACATCGGCCAAGGACACATCTTGTTGATTCAATAAGACCAGTAAGTGATATAAGAAGTCACTCGTTTCGGCAATTAATTCTTCCCGGTCCTGATTCTTCGCGGCAATAATTACTTCGGCAGCCTCTTCGCCTACTTTTTTTAATATTTTGTCCAGGCCTTCTGAGACTAGATAATTTGTGTAGGAGCCAGGCTGGGGATTGCGGACCTTCTTGGCCACCGTCTGCTCTAACATTTCCAAGTTAAACGTCCGGTCGCCGAAGCAACTCTGTGTGCCTAAGTGACAGGTCGGCCCTGCCGGGTCGACTAGCACCAAGAGGGTGTCCTGGTCACAATCCAAGCGAATCTCTTTGACTCGTTGAATATTGCCACTTTCCTCGCCTTTCATCCATAGACGACCTTTAGAACGCGAATAGAACCAAGCCACCTTTTCCTCGCGGGTCCGCTGATAGGCTTCCTCATTCATATAACCTAGCATTAAGACTTGGCCAGTCCGCACATCCTGCAGAATAGCCGGCACCAGACCATCATTCTTAGCAAAATCTATTTGCTCAGTCATTTACTTCAATCCCTTCTGCTTGCAAACGGGCCTTCAATTCAGGAATCGCCACTTCCCCATAGTGGAAAATACTGGCGGCTAAGCCACTTTCAACCGTAGTCCTCTGGAATAATTCCACGAAATCCTCGATGGAGCCGGCCCCGCCACTGGCAATAATCGGCACTTCCACCCGCTCTTTGGCTTGGCTAAGAAAAGGCAGATCAAAACCTTGTTTGGCGCCATCATGGTTGACACTTGTAATCAACAGTTCACCTGCCCCGCGTTCAACTACTTCTTCCACCCAGTCCAAAGCCAAGCGGTCTTCTTTTTGCTGGCCACCGTGGCTATATACATAGTGCTGGCCGTCGTCCAAGCCCATGTCAACAGCAACCACAATCTTCTCAGAGCCGAAACGCGCCACGGCTTCATTAATAAATTCCGGACGACTTAAGGCAGCTGAACTAATGGACACTTTCGCAGCCCCTGCTCCTAAGGTTGCTTCAATCTCTTCGAGACTGCCGATGCCGCCACCAACCGTTAATGGAATCGCAATCGCTTGGGCCACCTCTTGAATCATCTCCAAGCGCAGAGCATGGCCGGCCTCTGTCTTAGTTATGTCCAAGAGGACTAATTCATCCGCCCCGTCCTGGTCGTACTTCACCGCATAATCTACCGGTGTGCCCAGTTCTTTAATGTCGACGAAGTTCACCCCTTTGACCAATTGGCCGTCCCGGGTATCTAAACATGGAATAATCTTGCGTTTCACTCTAATCCCTCCCAAAATTCATCCGATTGGGCCGCCTTGCCCACAATTGCTTCACTTACTCCTACGGCTTCCAAGGCCGTTAAATCTACTTGACCGCGCACACCACCGCTGGCTACAACTTTATGGCGGGTAGACGCTTGTAGCTGCCCTGTCCGCTCCACATTCGGCCCTTGCTCCATACCGTCACGAGCAATATCCGTATAAATAATTCCGGCTAAATCTAAAGGCTCAATAGCCGCCAAATAATCATCCATTTGCCAGCCACTCGCCTCGGTCCAGCCATTCACATATAATTCCTCACCCCGGGCATCCATCCCGACAAAAATCCGCCCAGGATACTTTGCTACCATCTCCTTGAGCCAAGCCAAATCTTGAATCGCCCGACTGCCTAATATAAAGTAATCAATCCCCAGCTCATCATAGGCATCCAAGGTCGCCTCGTCCCGTAAGCCCCCACCAATCTGCAAAGACAGATCGGTCAGCTGCTTCAACTCGGCAATTACATTCTGCTCGCGAACTTCTTGTTCTAAGGCCCCCATCAAGTCGACGACGTGAATGCGTCCGACTTGCGCAAATTGGCTATAATAGGCCACAGCTTCTTGAGGTGTCTTGGGCATCATAATCTTCTCAT
This region of Suicoccus acidiformans genomic DNA includes:
- the hisF gene encoding imidazole glycerol phosphate synthase subunit HisF, coding for MKRKIIPCLDTRDGQLVKGVNFVDIKELGTPVDYAVKYDQDGADELVLLDITKTEAGHALRLEMIQEVAQAIAIPLTVGGGIGSLEEIEATLGAGAAKVSISSAALSRPEFINEAVARFGSEKIVVAVDMGLDDGQHYVYSHGGQQKEDRLALDWVEEVVERGAGELLITSVNHDGAKQGFDLPFLSQAKERVEVPIIASGGAGSIEDFVELFQRTTVESGLAASIFHYGEVAIPELKARLQAEGIEVND
- a CDS encoding PHP domain-containing protein, producing the protein MKLYDQHCHSSLSFDSEANPWDYLKHGMDTFVLTDHLDLANPVTGQDDIPDFDQYQTWQKEIYEQTGVKMLLGVEVGYAPGQAERLAEVLAPYDFDVKLLSCHHNLREDYMEPESPDTPQARMDAYVAQLYEAVTTFEGAQVLTHFDYGFRIHPEVGSSLLEAHYRDQFVAIFEAMIARELAFELNSKSILKYDKKALYEWAIPLYQDLGGELFSLGSDCHVAEEWMSGFAEMGALLERFGVREVALFEQGQVNLVSVS
- the hisIE gene encoding bifunctional phosphoribosyl-AMP cyclohydrolase/phosphoribosyl-ATP diphosphatase HisIE, with product MTEQIDFAKNDGLVPAILQDVRTGQVLMLGYMNEEAYQRTREEKVAWFYSRSKGRLWMKGEESGNIQRVKEIRLDCDQDTLLVLVDPAGPTCHLGTQSCFGDRTFNLEMLEQTVAKKVRNPQPGSYTNYLVSEGLDKILKKVGEEAAEVIIAAKNQDREELIAETSDFLYHLLVLLNQQDVSLADVKAQLAERHGEKQVYSVRSEIEEW
- a CDS encoding DUF421 domain-containing protein; this encodes MEYLQIFVKIVLVGITGFLVIRLLGKKSRSELTPFDILYVMVLGDLMTDAIYDDGISVWKNVFGTVAWAVLIFAMQKVIEESNNVSLWVEGTPSMLVVDGRINRAALNYNQLKTEQLRKLLRSQGYYGLANVAYAILEVDGQLTVVPKDRQDEFTVLVIDDGHIELDVLEGTVGKPKQWLEHEVKARGLRVQDVFYGELSYGGELTLVTYDDLLDEQGLRIDE
- a CDS encoding HisA/HisF-related TIM barrel protein codes for the protein MKVIPAIDLIDGASVRLSQGDYDEKIMMPKTPQEAVAYYSQFAQVGRIHVVDLMGALEQEVREQNVIAELKQLTDLSLQIGGGLRDEATLDAYDELGIDYFILGSRAIQDLAWLKEMVAKYPGRIFVGMDARGEELYVNGWTEASGWQMDDYLAAIEPLDLAGIIYTDIARDGMEQGPNVERTGQLQASTRHKVVASGGVRGQVDLTALEAVGVSEAIVGKAAQSDEFWEGLE